A DNA window from Actinomycetota bacterium contains the following coding sequences:
- a CDS encoding cell wall-binding repeat-containing protein, whose amino-acid sequence MTVRRAWLALTVVVAMVATVLVGAPPVADAASCPPPGGADSPFVADPAVTSDKDVAVVGGGWGHGVGMSQYGAQGAALSGCDYRTILGAYYPGTHVDDQPSPPVVRVGLLDPRSQANGATVAVTAEDGDVRWEVHPCSDPAIGCTGSGTTTQVGVQGRGSTWNVRASSSGAYVITDAATGAEVFRGGDMYAELDALHDGTVVKIATPTLTRRSRWGFTRFDSVSDGKLYVVEHITGGNGASAIDRYLWGLEEVPASWHVEALKSQALAGRSYAHNRIGLASRQRDCRCDLYPTTADQHWTGWQREHDDQVATGGRWKTAVTATAGQVPRYRDPVTGAARIVEAFYSSSHGGWSDSALDVWGTEVPYLKAVDTSNWERAANNPRQRWTVGFTNAELAARFQLASFESLTVETRGAGGRPTTRDLNGDSAPDGAKVVGTVRKADGTSERVTRWLSGEQLRWKLGLYSALVHVQAVPRVPTLRLQDLDNRHRIGTSVAMSRHGWPQGAGAVVVARADEPADALAGAALAGKLHAPLLITGSEALHPLVSGEVARLGATAGYMLGGDNALSPQVAADLRRAGVNDVQRLSGPTRVETAAAIARRLQPIPAGAAYLVFSAPAHPRSWPDALAVSGPAARLARAGTPRPVLVTGASVPEATWQVLRELLVREVVLVGGEATIPASVRSELEARGFSVRRLAGRERYATSRAVAEDVPAPAGTLLVATGDNFPDGLSAGALAGRLDVTFILVPGGQLDEDSRAWVRALRWGAPRLLVAGGAAAVSDATVGGLQAALAP is encoded by the coding sequence GTGACGGTTCGCCGCGCCTGGCTGGCGCTGACGGTTGTGGTGGCCATGGTGGCGACCGTGCTGGTGGGGGCACCTCCGGTCGCGGACGCCGCCAGCTGCCCGCCGCCAGGTGGGGCCGACAGTCCGTTCGTCGCCGACCCGGCGGTCACGTCGGACAAGGACGTCGCCGTCGTCGGCGGCGGGTGGGGTCACGGGGTCGGGATGAGCCAGTACGGCGCCCAGGGCGCGGCGCTGTCGGGCTGCGACTACCGCACGATCCTCGGCGCGTACTACCCGGGGACGCACGTCGACGACCAGCCCAGCCCCCCGGTCGTCCGGGTCGGCCTCCTGGATCCCCGCTCGCAGGCCAACGGCGCGACGGTCGCGGTGACAGCCGAGGACGGCGACGTGCGCTGGGAGGTGCACCCCTGCTCCGATCCGGCCATCGGGTGCACCGGTTCGGGGACGACGACGCAGGTTGGCGTGCAGGGCAGGGGCAGCACCTGGAACGTGCGTGCGTCGAGTTCGGGTGCGTACGTCATCACGGACGCAGCCACCGGCGCCGAGGTGTTCCGAGGCGGCGACATGTACGCCGAACTCGACGCGCTCCACGACGGCACCGTCGTCAAGATCGCCACGCCGACCCTCACCCGCCGCAGCCGCTGGGGTTTCACGCGCTTCGATTCGGTCAGCGACGGGAAGCTGTACGTGGTCGAGCACATCACCGGCGGCAACGGGGCGAGCGCCATCGACCGCTACCTGTGGGGGTTGGAGGAGGTCCCGGCGAGCTGGCACGTCGAAGCCCTCAAGAGCCAGGCCCTGGCCGGACGTTCCTACGCCCACAACCGCATCGGGCTGGCGTCACGGCAGCGTGACTGCCGCTGCGACCTGTACCCGACCACGGCCGACCAGCACTGGACGGGGTGGCAGCGCGAGCACGACGACCAGGTCGCCACGGGCGGGCGTTGGAAGACCGCCGTCACGGCCACCGCCGGGCAGGTCCCGCGATACCGCGACCCGGTGACGGGCGCCGCACGGATCGTCGAGGCGTTCTACTCCTCCTCGCACGGCGGGTGGAGCGACAGCGCGTTGGACGTCTGGGGCACGGAGGTGCCCTACCTGAAGGCGGTCGACACGTCGAACTGGGAGCGGGCAGCCAACAACCCGCGGCAACGGTGGACGGTCGGTTTCACCAACGCTGAGCTGGCCGCGCGGTTCCAACTGGCGTCGTTCGAGTCGTTGACGGTCGAGACCCGCGGGGCGGGGGGACGACCGACGACCCGGGACCTCAACGGCGACAGCGCACCCGACGGCGCCAAGGTCGTCGGGACGGTCCGGAAGGCCGACGGGACCAGCGAGCGGGTGACCCGCTGGTTGTCCGGCGAGCAGCTGCGCTGGAAGCTCGGCTTGTACTCGGCGCTCGTCCACGTCCAGGCGGTGCCGCGCGTCCCGACGCTGCGGTTGCAGGATCTGGACAACCGCCACCGCATCGGGACGTCGGTTGCGATGTCGCGGCATGGGTGGCCACAGGGGGCCGGCGCCGTGGTGGTCGCCCGCGCTGACGAGCCCGCCGACGCGCTCGCCGGGGCGGCGCTGGCCGGGAAGCTGCACGCCCCGCTGCTGATCACCGGCTCAGAGGCGCTGCATCCCCTCGTGTCAGGCGAGGTCGCTCGACTGGGTGCGACGGCCGGGTACATGCTGGGCGGGGACAACGCCCTGTCACCGCAGGTCGCGGCCGACCTACGTCGAGCCGGGGTGAACGACGTCCAGCGCCTCTCCGGACCGACGCGGGTCGAGACGGCCGCCGCGATCGCGCGGCGGTTACAGCCGATCCCGGCGGGTGCCGCCTACCTGGTGTTCAGCGCCCCCGCTCACCCGCGGAGCTGGCCGGACGCGCTCGCGGTATCGGGGCCCGCGGCTCGCCTGGCCCGGGCCGGGACGCCGCGCCCGGTCCTGGTGACCGGTGCGAGCGTGCCGGAAGCCACGTGGCAGGTGCTCCGGGAGCTGCTGGTGCGAGAGGTCGTCCTCGTTGGCGGGGAAGCGACGATCCCGGCGAGCGTGCGCAGCGAGCTGGAGGCCCGTGGCTTCTCCGTGCGCCGCCTGGCGGGGCGGGAGCGCTACGCGACGAGCCGCGCGGTCGCCGAGGACGTGCCTGCACCGGCCGGCACGTTGCTGGTCGCGACCGGCGACAACTTCCCCGACGGGTTGTCCGCCGGCGCCCTCGCGGGGCGCTTGGACGTGACGTTCATCCTGGTCCCCGGCGGGCAGCTCGACGAGGACAGCCGCGCCTGGGTCCGGGCGCTGCGCTGGGGGGCTCCACGACTGCTGGTGGCAGGCGGGGCCGCCGCCGTCTCGGATGCCACGGTCGGAGGCCTGCAGGCGGCCCTGGCGCCGTAG
- a CDS encoding NDP-sugar synthase, with translation MSDQRTSPVRDALIVAGGRGTRLQPLTHDVPKPLLPFCGAPFLEGVIRRLAAAGVVQIQLVVGADTDPFEILRPAARAHGVELGMVPEPEPLDTAGGVRSVADRLDRPFFVLNGDILTDVDYAAVGRRHVDAGADATMVLTEVEDTSSYGVALRDGTRIVEFLEKPDPASFSGPGAINAGTYVLEPHVLLAHPPGRLSFERDVFPGLLERGDVVEGVVWDGVWADLGTPGRYRAGHRLALSGALRWPPLDDVPARVDGLRIAPDADVDPGANVVAPVLILGGSQVESGATVGPGTVLGRDVRVGRGAALEGAVLHDRVDVGDGVAAPGLVAGHGARVEAGARMGRDVVLGSAEVVGGAETVRDGASRPHPQD, from the coding sequence GTGAGTGATCAGCGCACCAGCCCGGTCCGCGACGCCCTGATCGTGGCCGGGGGGCGCGGCACGCGCCTGCAACCGCTGACACACGACGTGCCGAAACCGCTGCTGCCGTTCTGCGGGGCTCCGTTCCTGGAAGGCGTGATCCGCCGGCTGGCCGCCGCCGGGGTCGTGCAGATCCAACTGGTCGTCGGGGCGGACACCGACCCGTTCGAGATCCTGCGCCCGGCCGCCCGCGCACACGGCGTGGAGCTGGGCATGGTTCCCGAACCCGAACCGCTCGACACCGCCGGCGGGGTGCGATCGGTCGCCGACCGCCTCGATCGACCGTTCTTCGTGCTCAACGGCGACATCCTCACCGACGTCGACTACGCGGCCGTCGGCCGACGCCACGTCGACGCTGGGGCGGACGCGACCATGGTCCTCACCGAGGTCGAGGACACGTCGTCGTACGGGGTCGCGCTCCGCGACGGGACGCGCATCGTGGAGTTCCTCGAGAAGCCGGACCCGGCTTCGTTCAGCGGTCCCGGAGCGATCAACGCCGGGACGTACGTCCTGGAACCGCACGTCCTGCTGGCACACCCGCCCGGTCGCTTGTCGTTCGAGCGTGACGTCTTCCCGGGGCTGCTCGAACGCGGCGACGTCGTGGAGGGCGTCGTGTGGGACGGGGTGTGGGCCGACCTCGGCACCCCCGGCCGGTACCGCGCGGGCCACCGCCTCGCGCTGTCGGGGGCTCTGCGCTGGCCGCCGTTGGACGACGTGCCGGCGCGCGTGGATGGGCTGCGGATCGCGCCGGACGCCGACGTCGATCCGGGCGCGAACGTGGTTGCGCCCGTGCTGATCCTCGGTGGGAGCCAGGTGGAGTCTGGCGCGACGGTCGGCCCCGGCACCGTCCTCGGCCGCGACGTGCGGGTCGGACGCGGCGCCGCGCTCGAAGGGGCGGTGTTGCACGACCGCGTCGACGTCGGAGACGGTGTCGCGGCTCCTGGCCTGGTGGCTGGCCACGGGGCCCGGGTCGAGGCCGGAGCGCGCATGGGTCGCGACGTGGTCCTGGGCTCCGCCGAGGTCGTCGGTGGCGCCGAGACCGTCCGCGACGGCGCCTCGCGTCCCCACCCCCAGGACTGA
- a CDS encoding glycosyltransferase family 2 protein: MTQQAAAVIVTHDTRDEALACLGSLSDAGADEVVLVDSGSSDGTADAVRDAFPDVTVVQLPNVGYGRAANVGVARTTAPYVVVANADTRFEEGAVAALADDLERHPDAGAAGPLVRYPDGELQASARRFPTLGQAIGHAAFGLWWPDNPWTRAYRMRDEDPTAEKEVDWLSGCALALRRDAFVDVGGFDPAYFMFVEDVDLGYRLQQAGWKVRFAPDAEVIHAVGASTRRRRAWMVIEHAKSLDRFYGRAYATGPGRWLRPLIRVGLALWVLAVLAWGVVVGVRRGIRSTTGE, translated from the coding sequence GTGACGCAGCAGGCTGCGGCGGTCATCGTCACACACGACACGCGCGACGAAGCGTTGGCGTGTCTGGGCAGCCTGTCCGACGCTGGTGCCGACGAGGTGGTGCTGGTCGATTCGGGCTCGAGCGACGGGACCGCTGACGCGGTCCGGGACGCGTTCCCCGACGTCACCGTCGTACAGCTACCCAACGTCGGGTACGGACGGGCGGCCAACGTCGGCGTCGCCAGGACGACCGCCCCGTACGTCGTCGTCGCCAACGCCGACACCCGTTTCGAGGAAGGAGCGGTCGCGGCCTTGGCCGACGACCTCGAACGCCATCCCGACGCGGGGGCGGCCGGGCCGCTCGTGCGCTACCCGGACGGCGAGCTGCAGGCCAGTGCACGACGGTTCCCCACGCTCGGGCAGGCGATCGGCCACGCCGCGTTCGGGCTGTGGTGGCCCGACAACCCCTGGACGCGGGCGTACCGGATGCGCGACGAGGATCCCACCGCCGAGAAGGAGGTCGACTGGTTGTCGGGGTGTGCGTTGGCGCTGCGCCGCGACGCGTTCGTGGACGTGGGAGGGTTCGACCCGGCCTACTTCATGTTCGTGGAGGATGTCGACCTCGGTTACCGTCTGCAGCAGGCCGGCTGGAAGGTCCGCTTCGCGCCCGACGCGGAGGTCATCCACGCGGTGGGCGCCTCGACGCGGCGCCGCCGCGCGTGGATGGTGATCGAGCACGCCAAGAGTCTCGACCGGTTCTACGGACGCGCGTACGCCACCGGGCCCGGCCGGTGGCTGCGACCCCTGATCCGGGTGGGACTGGCGCTGTGGGTGCTGGCGGTGCTGGCCTGGGGGGTGGTCGTCGGCGTCCGGCGTGGCATCAGGAGCACCACCGGTGAGTGA
- a CDS encoding EamA family transporter, with amino-acid sequence MSTLLIAFTAIGLATVGQLLLKAGMVEVGEPVSLVSSVGVGGMLGRVLTTWQVPVGLGVFGLSAVFWLVTLSRLPLSVAYPIVSLSYLLILAFSVIVLGERPTLTVWIGALLIMVGIALIGVGQR; translated from the coding sequence GTGAGCACCTTGTTGATCGCCTTCACCGCGATCGGGTTGGCCACGGTCGGCCAGCTTCTGCTCAAGGCCGGCATGGTGGAGGTCGGCGAGCCGGTGAGCCTGGTGTCGTCGGTCGGTGTCGGTGGGATGCTGGGCCGGGTGCTGACGACCTGGCAGGTCCCGGTGGGGCTCGGCGTGTTCGGGTTGTCGGCCGTGTTCTGGTTGGTGACGTTGTCACGGCTGCCGCTGTCGGTCGCCTACCCGATCGTGAGCCTGTCGTACCTGCTGATCCTGGCGTTCAGCGTGATCGTCTTGGGGGAGCGGCCGACGCTGACGGTGTGGATCGGGGCGCTGCTGATCATGGTGGGCATCGCACTGATCGGCGTCGGGCAGCGGTGA
- the rfbD gene encoding dTDP-4-dehydrorhamnose reductase — protein MKTLVTGAGGQLGLDMLDAFADHDVAGLTHAQLDVADEAAVVAAVRDHEPDLVVHCAAWTDVDGCEQNPDRAHVVNALGPWWVARACDLTGAAMVHLSTDYVFDGRGRTGSDGQPRPYGEFDPTDPINEYGRSKAASEQLVRATLREHYIVRTSWVCGARGKNFVTTMLRVGREQRSARVVDDQVGSPTFTRDLAAAIRELAVTGRYGTYHRTNQGTCSWYELAAATFELAAIDVELTAISSDELDRAAPRPAYSVLGERHSRLSGLRALPHWRDGLGRFLDELATAAAPAP, from the coding sequence GTGAAGACACTGGTGACGGGAGCGGGCGGTCAGCTGGGTCTCGACATGCTCGACGCGTTCGCCGATCACGACGTCGCGGGCCTGACCCATGCCCAGCTGGACGTCGCCGACGAGGCAGCGGTGGTCGCGGCGGTCCGGGATCACGAACCCGACCTCGTCGTGCACTGCGCCGCGTGGACGGACGTGGACGGCTGCGAGCAGAATCCCGACCGCGCGCACGTGGTCAACGCCTTGGGTCCCTGGTGGGTGGCGCGCGCCTGCGACCTGACCGGCGCCGCGATGGTGCACCTGTCGACCGACTACGTGTTCGATGGACGCGGCCGCACGGGGAGCGACGGCCAGCCCCGTCCCTACGGCGAGTTCGACCCGACCGATCCGATCAACGAGTACGGGAGATCCAAGGCGGCGAGCGAGCAGCTGGTCCGAGCGACGCTGCGCGAGCACTACATCGTGCGCACCTCGTGGGTCTGCGGGGCGCGTGGGAAGAACTTCGTCACCACGATGCTCCGGGTGGGCCGCGAACAGCGTTCAGCGCGCGTCGTCGACGACCAGGTCGGGTCACCGACCTTCACCCGTGATCTCGCCGCCGCGATCCGGGAGTTGGCCGTCACCGGCCGCTACGGCACCTACCACCGCACCAACCAGGGCACGTGCTCCTGGTACGAGCTGGCCGCTGCCACCTTCGAGCTCGCGGCGATCGACGTGGAGCTCACGGCGATCTCATCCGACGAGTTGGACCGCGCCGCGCCCCGCCCGGCGTACTCGGTCCTGGGCGAGCGCCACTCGAGGCTGTCGGGGTTGCGGGCGTTGCCGCACTGGCGGGACGGGTTGGGCCGGTTCCTGGACGAGTTGGCGACCGCAGCGGCGCCGGCGCCGTGA
- the rfbB gene encoding dTDP-glucose 4,6-dehydratase: protein MRVLVAGGAGFIGANFVRYVLDTHDDVRVTNVDKLTYAGNLDSLRGVDDDERYRFVQGDVCDRGLLSEVLPGHDAVVNFAAESHVDRSITASDEFIATNVAGANTLFGVAMRLEIPRFLHISTDEVYGSIEEPASFAEGDALEPNSPYSASKAAADLLARAYRETYGYPITVTRTTNNFGPYHYPEKVIPLFVTNLIDGENVPLYGEGHNVRDWTYVLDNCEAQWLVLTEGTPGEVYNVGAGNEMTNKQLTYAILARFGYVGDEADEWIDFVSDRPGHDLRYSVDTTRVRQLGWKPQHTFEEALDATVGWYGNNEWWWRPLKGGGASRRQGMLPR, encoded by the coding sequence GTGCGGGTTTTGGTGGCCGGTGGGGCTGGGTTCATCGGTGCGAACTTCGTCCGGTACGTGCTCGACACCCATGACGACGTGCGCGTCACCAACGTCGACAAGCTGACCTACGCCGGCAACCTCGACTCGCTCCGGGGCGTCGACGACGACGAGCGGTACAGGTTCGTGCAGGGCGACGTCTGCGACCGGGGACTGCTGTCCGAGGTCCTCCCCGGACACGATGCGGTGGTGAACTTCGCGGCGGAGAGCCACGTGGATCGCTCGATCACCGCCAGCGACGAGTTCATCGCGACCAACGTGGCCGGCGCCAACACGCTGTTCGGCGTGGCGATGCGCCTGGAGATCCCCCGCTTCCTGCACATCTCCACCGACGAGGTCTACGGATCGATCGAGGAACCGGCCAGCTTCGCCGAGGGGGATGCGCTCGAACCCAACAGCCCCTACTCCGCCTCCAAAGCGGCCGCGGACCTGCTCGCGCGCGCCTACCGCGAGACCTACGGGTACCCGATCACGGTCACCCGGACCACCAACAACTTCGGGCCCTACCACTACCCGGAGAAGGTCATCCCGCTGTTCGTCACGAACCTGATCGACGGCGAGAACGTGCCGCTGTACGGCGAGGGCCACAACGTCCGTGACTGGACGTACGTGCTGGACAACTGCGAGGCACAGTGGCTGGTCCTCACCGAGGGCACGCCCGGCGAGGTGTACAACGTCGGGGCGGGGAACGAGATGACCAACAAGCAGCTGACGTACGCGATCCTGGCGCGGTTCGGGTACGTCGGCGACGAGGCCGATGAGTGGATCGACTTCGTGTCGGATCGGCCGGGCCACGACCTGCGTTACTCGGTCGATACCACCCGGGTCCGCCAGCTGGGCTGGAAGCCGCAGCACACGTTCGAGGAGGCGTTGGACGCGACCGTCGGGTGGTACGGCAACAACGAGTGGTGGTGGCGCCCGTTGAAGGGAGGCGGGGCGTCGCGACGCCAGGGCATGCTGCCGCGGTGA
- a CDS encoding glucose-1-phosphate thymidylyltransferase, whose protein sequence is MKALVLAGGEGTRLRPITHTSAKQLLPVANKPILYYGLEAIADAGITDVGIIVGDTQDEIEAAVGDGSRWGITPTFIRQHAPLGLAHAVITASEYLADDDFVMYLGDNLIAGGIADLVDDFRRERPDAQILLAKVEDPERFGVAELDEDGDVIALLEKPEVPPSDLALVGVYLFTAVIHEAATNIEPSARGELEITDAIQWMIDHGCRIKSSRVGGWWKDTGKLYELLEANRIVLETVEGRIEGSLDERSEVNGRVVLEEGAELVNSFVRGPAVIGARSRIVDSYVGPFTSIAADCTLERTEIEHSVILDHCHVSEVNRVTDSLLGRNVEIRRSDRKPASYRFMLGDHSQVGV, encoded by the coding sequence GTGAAGGCTCTCGTACTCGCTGGCGGGGAAGGGACGCGTCTGCGACCGATCACGCACACCAGCGCCAAGCAGCTGCTGCCCGTGGCCAACAAGCCGATCCTGTACTACGGCCTCGAAGCCATCGCCGACGCTGGGATCACGGACGTGGGGATCATCGTCGGCGACACCCAAGACGAGATCGAGGCGGCTGTCGGCGACGGATCACGGTGGGGCATCACCCCGACGTTCATCCGCCAACACGCCCCGTTGGGGTTGGCACACGCGGTGATCACCGCCAGCGAGTACCTGGCCGACGACGACTTCGTGATGTACCTCGGCGACAACCTGATCGCCGGGGGGATCGCCGATCTGGTCGATGACTTCCGGCGCGAACGACCGGATGCCCAGATCCTCCTGGCCAAGGTCGAGGACCCGGAACGGTTCGGTGTCGCCGAACTCGACGAGGACGGCGACGTGATCGCGTTGCTGGAGAAGCCCGAGGTGCCACCCAGCGACCTGGCGTTGGTCGGGGTGTACCTCTTCACTGCCGTGATCCACGAGGCGGCCACGAACATCGAGCCCTCCGCCCGCGGGGAGCTCGAGATCACCGATGCCATCCAGTGGATGATCGATCATGGCTGCCGGATCAAGAGCTCCCGGGTCGGAGGATGGTGGAAGGACACGGGCAAGCTGTACGAGCTCCTGGAGGCGAACCGGATCGTCCTGGAGACGGTCGAGGGACGGATCGAGGGTTCGCTGGACGAGCGGTCGGAGGTCAACGGCCGGGTGGTGCTCGAGGAGGGCGCCGAGCTGGTGAACTCGTTCGTCCGTGGACCCGCGGTCATCGGTGCCCGCAGTCGCATCGTCGACTCGTACGTCGGGCCGTTCACCTCGATCGCGGCCGACTGCACGCTCGAACGCACTGAGATCGAGCACTCGGTCATCCTCGACCACTGCCACGTCAGCGAGGTCAACCGGGTCACGGATTCGCTGTTGGGTCGCAACGTGGAGATCCGCCGGTCCGACCGCAAGCCTGCGTCGTACCGCTTCATGCTCGGTGATCACTCGCAGGTGGGGGTCTGA
- a CDS encoding LCP family protein yields MNGATEQAPGALPVRWGLGRGRRKAIRIAAVVAAVAVAAVAAIGGSLYRVAEHNVERVDLPALADKTSAAEPINVLVVGSDSRDGLTRQEREAYVLGPAYAGQRGDSVILVSISPDRADAAVVSFPRDLLVVDGERESKLTETFARGPDHVVEVLQRATGVPIHHYVEMSIPGFLDVLGAIGGVELCIDYDLHDVKSGSDLQQGCHELTPAQALAFVRSRSTPLGDFDRIERQQVFMRALLDRLIATRTLVDVPRLFAVVDDISSNVTTDSNLGVGHMRSLAKELRGLAEGQVPMVVVPGYTDQLGTKDYVVAYEAGARALYRSLRLGRPIPPRGPPDERRATGVTIWSGGRDAAAELVRRTLFWSAFAVRDVVPGPAAPPPRTVVYASPGHELRAAWVAATLGATVVSTPDDVRFPDGVQVIVAVGADAQPAGAGGGDGKP; encoded by the coding sequence GTGAACGGCGCGACGGAGCAGGCACCAGGTGCGCTCCCGGTCAGGTGGGGGCTCGGGCGCGGACGACGCAAGGCCATACGGATCGCGGCCGTGGTCGCCGCGGTCGCGGTCGCCGCGGTCGCCGCGATCGGTGGGTCCCTGTACCGGGTCGCCGAGCACAACGTCGAGCGGGTGGACCTGCCCGCCCTGGCGGATAAGACCAGCGCCGCCGAACCGATCAACGTGCTCGTCGTTGGTTCGGACTCGCGCGACGGGTTGACACGCCAGGAACGTGAGGCGTACGTCCTGGGACCTGCCTACGCCGGTCAACGCGGTGACAGCGTGATCCTGGTGTCGATCAGCCCGGACCGTGCCGACGCTGCGGTGGTGTCGTTCCCGCGCGATCTGCTCGTGGTCGATGGCGAGCGCGAGTCGAAGCTGACCGAGACGTTCGCCCGCGGCCCCGACCACGTGGTGGAGGTGCTGCAGCGCGCGACCGGGGTGCCGATCCACCACTACGTCGAGATGTCGATCCCGGGTTTCCTCGACGTGCTCGGGGCCATCGGCGGAGTGGAACTGTGCATCGACTACGACCTGCATGACGTGAAGTCGGGTTCGGACCTGCAGCAGGGATGCCACGAGCTGACGCCGGCGCAGGCGCTGGCGTTCGTCCGGTCACGGAGCACGCCGCTGGGCGACTTCGACCGGATCGAGCGCCAGCAGGTCTTCATGCGGGCGCTGCTCGATCGGTTGATCGCCACCCGTACTTTGGTCGACGTCCCACGGCTGTTCGCTGTCGTTGACGACATCTCCAGCAACGTCACCACCGACTCGAACCTCGGGGTCGGGCATATGAGATCCCTGGCCAAGGAGCTGCGGGGGCTGGCCGAAGGACAGGTCCCGATGGTCGTCGTCCCCGGCTACACCGACCAACTGGGGACGAAGGACTACGTGGTGGCCTACGAGGCCGGAGCACGGGCGCTGTACCGCTCACTTCGGTTGGGACGGCCGATCCCACCACGGGGGCCGCCCGACGAGCGTCGCGCGACCGGGGTCACGATCTGGAGCGGCGGGCGCGACGCCGCCGCGGAGCTGGTGCGTCGAACGTTGTTCTGGTCCGCGTTCGCGGTGCGCGACGTCGTGCCTGGCCCTGCCGCGCCACCACCGAGGACGGTCGTGTACGCATCACCAGGCCACGAGCTGCGCGCCGCGTGGGTGGCGGCGACGCTGGGCGCGACCGTGGTGTCCACGCCAGACGACGTACGGTTCCCCGACGGCGTGCAGGTCATCGTCGCGGTGGGTGCGGACGCACAGCCGGCCGGTGCGGGCGGAGGAGACGGAAAACCGTGA
- a CDS encoding LCP family protein encodes MWEPLDAVQPDARSSLFVSARSAKRRSAVRRVLRLAFAAVTVLALLGSVTVGALYAYAGKRFAQHPIDCLADRAAGCGESAPVEPVDGVRNVLVLGNDSRVGLTTSQLEQLGTERVQGPDRADTIMLVHLSTRRDDAVVVSFPRDLRVDIPGEGRNRINAARALGGPELMVRTVEDYTGIPVHHYVEVDLAGFLRLVDLMDGVEVCLDEPLVDPAAGADLPAGEHVLRGSDAAAYVRARKSDPRGDLGRIERQQRFIRQALRKVLAPSTLVNPLRVKRLIDQAASAVVTDSGFTTSDMLRLTWSFKDLDPGSLTMVTVPSDAGPRYVEARPEEAEALFQAIRVDEPVPAPEQVTVVGPGDIRLAVLNGVGVDGLAAGAAQQLTDAGVEVVETGNVDGFGRDRTVIMYGPGGLPLARFVAGFFPDADLAESDMTGEANVQVILGTDWAAAPQIARPPPLPEPSTVPAPRPTQASTCV; translated from the coding sequence ATGTGGGAGCCTCTCGACGCTGTGCAGCCCGACGCACGCTCCTCGCTGTTCGTCTCGGCTCGGTCGGCCAAGCGCCGGTCGGCGGTGAGACGGGTGCTCCGTCTCGCCTTCGCGGCGGTCACGGTGTTGGCGCTGCTGGGCTCGGTCACCGTCGGGGCGCTGTACGCCTACGCCGGGAAGCGGTTCGCGCAGCACCCGATCGACTGCCTCGCTGACCGCGCCGCCGGTTGCGGCGAAAGCGCCCCTGTCGAGCCGGTCGACGGCGTCCGCAACGTCCTGGTGTTGGGTAACGACAGCCGTGTCGGCTTGACCACCTCGCAACTCGAGCAGCTCGGCACCGAACGCGTGCAGGGACCGGACCGGGCGGACACCATCATGCTGGTTCATCTCTCGACGCGGCGTGACGACGCGGTGGTGGTGTCCTTCCCGCGCGACCTCCGCGTCGACATCCCCGGAGAGGGCCGCAACCGGATCAACGCGGCACGGGCGTTGGGCGGGCCGGAACTGATGGTGCGAACCGTCGAGGACTACACCGGTATCCCCGTCCACCACTACGTCGAGGTGGATCTGGCCGGTTTCCTCAGGCTCGTGGACCTGATGGATGGGGTCGAGGTCTGTCTCGACGAGCCACTCGTCGACCCTGCGGCGGGTGCTGACCTCCCCGCAGGTGAGCACGTGCTCCGCGGATCCGACGCTGCCGCGTACGTGCGGGCGCGGAAGAGCGACCCGCGTGGTGACCTCGGCCGCATCGAACGCCAGCAGCGCTTCATCCGCCAAGCGCTGCGGAAGGTTCTCGCCCCGTCCACGCTCGTGAACCCGCTGCGGGTCAAGCGCCTCATCGACCAGGCGGCGTCGGCGGTGGTCACCGACTCGGGGTTCACCACGTCCGACATGCTCCGGCTGACGTGGTCGTTCAAGGATCTGGACCCCGGATCGCTCACCATGGTGACGGTCCCGTCCGATGCTGGCCCGCGCTACGTCGAGGCTCGACCCGAGGAGGCCGAAGCCCTGTTCCAGGCCATCCGGGTCGATGAGCCGGTACCGGCCCCTGAGCAGGTCACGGTCGTCGGACCCGGCGACATCCGCTTGGCGGTCCTCAACGGCGTGGGGGTCGACGGCCTGGCTGCCGGGGCTGCGCAACAACTGACCGACGCGGGTGTCGAGGTGGTCGAAACCGGGAACGTCGATGGCTTCGGACGCGACCGCACCGTGATCATGTACGGTCCCGGCGGCCTGCCGCTCGCCCGGTTCGTCGCCGGGTTCTTCCCCGACGCGGACCTGGCTGAGTCCGACATGACGGGGGAGGCCAACGTCCAGGTCATCCTGGGGACCGATTGGGCGGCGGCGCCCCAGATCGCCCGGCCACCGCCCCTCCCTGAGCCGTCCACCGTTCCTGCGCCCCGCCCAACCCAGGCCAGCACGTGCGTCTGA